A stretch of the Acidobacteriota bacterium genome encodes the following:
- a CDS encoding sialate O-acetylesterase, with amino-acid sequence MSIHVRLLVLTGVLLCAAVLAAERHAGSLAAARGQATPMQIFLLIGQSNMAGRAGVEPADRVPHARVRMLDRDARWVPAVDPMHFDKPAVAGVGPGRAFGLALVDADSTSEIGLVPAAVGGSPIEAWRPGEHYLPTDSHPWDDAIRRARVAMAAGTLRGILWHQGEADATPERAPLYAERLHALVRRLRTTLDAPEVPFLAGQIGHFADVPWTDAHVMVDAAHRALSQHVPHTAYVSAEYLTHQGDGVHFDAVSARLLGRRYAEAWTRLTTSTTR; translated from the coding sequence ATGAGCATCCACGTACGGCTACTCGTCCTGACCGGTGTCTTGCTGTGTGCCGCCGTGCTGGCCGCCGAACGTCACGCGGGTTCGCTCGCGGCCGCCCGGGGGCAGGCCACGCCGATGCAGATCTTCCTGCTCATCGGGCAGTCGAACATGGCTGGGCGTGCGGGCGTCGAGCCGGCGGATCGCGTACCGCATGCGCGCGTGCGGATGCTCGATCGCGACGCTCGGTGGGTGCCCGCTGTCGATCCCATGCACTTCGACAAGCCTGCCGTCGCTGGCGTCGGTCCGGGGCGTGCGTTCGGCCTGGCCCTGGTCGACGCGGATTCGACGTCGGAGATCGGTCTCGTGCCCGCGGCCGTTGGCGGGTCGCCCATCGAGGCGTGGCGCCCCGGCGAGCACTACCTGCCTACCGACAGTCACCCCTGGGACGACGCGATACGACGCGCCCGCGTGGCGATGGCCGCCGGTACCCTGCGGGGCATTCTGTGGCACCAGGGCGAAGCCGACGCCACGCCGGAGCGGGCTCCGCTCTATGCCGAGCGACTGCACGCGCTCGTGCGGCGACTGCGCACCACGCTCGACGCCCCTGAGGTACCGTTCCTTGCCGGACAGATCGGACACTTCGCCGACGTGCCGTGGACTGACGCACACGTCATGGTGGATGCGGCGCATCGCGCCTTGTCGCAGCACGTGCCGCACACGGCATACGTCAGCGCCGAGTACCTCACGCACCAGGGCGATGGCGTGCACTTCGACGCCGTGTCGGCGCGGCTGCTCGGCCGGCGCTACGCGGAGGCGTGGACGCGCCTCACCACATCGACAACGCGATGA